In the Candidatus Zixiibacteriota bacterium genome, TATCCATCCCAAGTCGTTGCCGCAGTCGCTGACGATCATCGGCGGCGGCGTGATCGGCTGCGAGTTCGCCTGCCTGTACGCCGAACTGGGCACCAAGGTCAGCGTCGTGGAAATGCTGCCGCACCTGTTGCCGTTCGAAGATATCGATACATCCAAGACGATCGAGCGCGAACTGAAGAAGCATGGCGCCGAGATCTTCACCGGCGAGAAAGTGCTCGCGGTCGACACCGGCGGCGGCGGGACCGTTTGCCAGCTGGAATCAGGCAAGACGATCAGCGCGGAAAAAGTGCTGGTTTCGGTGGGCCGGACGTTCAATACCGAGGATATCAACCTCGACAAGATCGGCGTCGAGCTGAACAAAAACCGCTCGATCAAGGTCAACGACAAGATGGAGACCTCGGTCAAAGGGATTTACGCCATCGGTGATTGCGCCGGCAAGTACCTGCTGGCGTACACGGCTTCGCACGAGGGCATTGTCGCGGCGACCAACGCCGTCGGCAAACCGGCCAAGGTCGACTACAAGGCGGTGCCGATTACGATTTTCACCGACCCGGAAGTCGGCTCGGTCGGGCTGTCACAGCAGAAAGCCGAAGAGAAGGGCCACAAGGTGCGGATCGGGCAATTCCTGTTCCGTGTGCTGGGCAAATCCAAGGCGGAGCGCGATCTGGCCGGACACGTCAAGGTCATCGCCGACGAGAAGACCGA is a window encoding:
- a CDS encoding FAD-dependent oxidoreductase, with protein sequence IHPKSLPQSLTIIGGGVIGCEFACLYAELGTKVSVVEMLPHLLPFEDIDTSKTIERELKKHGAEIFTGEKVLAVDTGGGGTVCQLESGKTISAEKVLVSVGRTFNTEDINLDKIGVELNKNRSIKVNDKMETSVKGIYAIGDCAGKYLLAYTASHEGIVAATNAVGKPAKVDYKAVPITIFTDPEVGSVGLSQQKAEEKGHKVRIGQFLFRVLGKSKAERDLAGHVKVIADEKTDKILGVHIVGAHATDLIHEAAVAIQNDMTAHGLGEVFHAHPVLAEAVMEAVHDVHGMSVHTPKKLVK